A stretch of Gadus chalcogrammus isolate NIFS_2021 chromosome 9, NIFS_Gcha_1.0, whole genome shotgun sequence DNA encodes these proteins:
- the lmo2 gene encoding rhombotin-2: protein MSSTIERKTMDANEEPVDEVLQMPPSLLTCGGCQQSIGDRFFLKAIEQYWHEDCLSCDLCGCRLGEVGRRLYYKLGRKLCRRDYLRLFGQDGLCASCEKRIRAFEMTMRVRDKVYHLECFKCAACQKHFCVGDRYLLINSDIVCEQDIFEWTKHNSHSMV, encoded by the exons ATGTCATCCACGATAGAGAGAAAGACGATGGACGCAAACGA GGAGCCCGTGGACGAGGTCCTCCAGATGCCGCCGTCGCTGCTCACCTGCGGCGGCTGTCAGCAGAGCATCGGCGACCGCTTCTTCCTGAAGGCCATCGAGCAGTACTGGCACGAGGACTGCCTGAGCTGCGACCTGTGCGGCTGCCGGCTGGGCGAGGTGGGCCGCCGGCTGTACTACAAGCTGGGGAGGAAGCTGTGTCGGAGGGACTACCTCAG GCTTTTCGGTCAGGACGGCCTGTGCGCATCCTGCGAGAAAAGGATCCGGGCGTTTGAGATGACCATGCGTGTACGCGACAAGGTGTACCACCTGGAGTGCTTCAAGTGCGCCGCCTGTCAGAAGCACTTCTGCGTGGGCGACCGCTACCTGCTCATCAACTCGGACATTGTGTGCGAGCAGGATATTTTCGAATGGACCAAACACAACAGTCATAGCATGGTCTAG